One Gordonia zhaorongruii DNA segment encodes these proteins:
- the thrB gene encoding homoserine kinase translates to MENAVRNEAVLGAGDAGIVLGEGLTTRVRVPASSANLGPGFDCLGLALAMYDEVEVTVTAGGVAVTAEGESASDVPADERHLVARAVLRGLEFAGVSAPGLALHCVNVIPHSRGLGSSAAAVVGGIAAASGLVAKDGRRPALTEPELVQLSSEFEGHPDNAAASVMGAGVVTWMDGGSFFARRLELHPEIRASAFVPLTKSSTSETRGLLPDDVPRADAVFNVSRAALSIVALTTDPTCLMQATEDRLHQPYRAEAMPTTTGLIHALRDRGHAATVSGAGPSVLVLGTDVLGDEEARLAAEFGFEMVQLDMANGVEVDS, encoded by the coding sequence ATGGAGAACGCTGTGCGAAATGAAGCGGTGCTGGGCGCGGGAGACGCCGGCATCGTCCTCGGTGAGGGACTGACGACGCGCGTCCGTGTGCCCGCGTCGAGTGCGAACCTCGGACCGGGTTTCGACTGCCTCGGGCTCGCGCTCGCCATGTACGACGAGGTCGAGGTGACCGTGACGGCAGGTGGAGTCGCCGTGACGGCCGAAGGGGAGTCCGCGAGCGATGTCCCGGCTGATGAGCGCCACCTGGTGGCGCGCGCCGTGCTGCGCGGCCTCGAGTTCGCCGGGGTGTCCGCGCCCGGCCTCGCCCTGCACTGCGTGAACGTGATTCCGCATTCACGTGGCCTCGGTTCGTCGGCGGCCGCAGTCGTCGGCGGGATCGCCGCCGCATCGGGTCTGGTGGCGAAGGACGGGCGACGTCCCGCTCTCACCGAGCCGGAGCTGGTGCAGCTCTCGAGCGAGTTCGAAGGGCATCCGGACAACGCTGCAGCCTCCGTGATGGGGGCCGGCGTGGTCACGTGGATGGACGGTGGATCGTTCTTCGCACGGCGGCTCGAGCTTCACCCGGAGATCCGGGCGTCGGCGTTCGTGCCGTTGACGAAGTCGTCGACCTCGGAGACGCGCGGTCTGCTGCCCGACGACGTCCCGCGTGCGGACGCCGTCTTCAACGTGAGTCGTGCGGCGCTGAGCATTGTGGCTCTGACCACCGACCCCACGTGTCTGATGCAGGCGACCGAGGATCGGCTGCACCAGCCGTACCGCGCGGAGGCGATGCCGACGACCACGGGTCTGATCCACGCATTGCGCGACCGCGGCCACGCCGCAACGGTGTCGGGTGCGGGACCGTCGGTCCTGGTCCTGGGCACTGATGTGCTGGGTGACGAGGAGGCACGCCTCGCCGCCGAGTTCGGCTTCGAGATGGTGCAACTGGACATGGCGAATGGCGTCGAGGTCGACTCCTAG